The DNA region CGATTTCGTGCTGGCGCTGATCTCGGGCGGGGCGTCGGCCCTGCTGGTGGCGCCGGCCGAAGGGGTGAGCCTGGCCGAGAAGCAGGCGGTCAACGCGGGGCTTCTGGCCAGCGGGGCGCCGATTTCGCAGATGAACACGGTGCGAAAGCATCTGAGCCGGGTGAAGGGCGGGCAACTGGCGGCTGCGGCCTTTCCGGCGCGGGTGCTGGCCCTGCTGATTTCAGATGTTCCGGGGGATGACCCGGCCTTCATCGGGTCTGGTCCCACGGTGGGCGATACCTCCACCGCCGCCGAGGCGCGGGCGATCCTGCAGCGGTGGAGCGTGCCGGTCCCGCCGTCTGTTCTGGCCGCGCTGGACCGCCCGACCGGGGTGATCGCCCCGGGCGATGAACGGCTGGCGCGGGTGGAGAACCGGCTGTACGCAGCACCTTCGCAATCCTTGGCGGCGGCGGCCGAGATGGCCAGGGGCATGGGGCTGGACGTGCGCCTTCTGGGCGATGCGCTGGAGGGCGAGGCGCGCGAGGTGGCGGCCGCGCAGGCGAAGCAGGCGCGGGCGATCCGGGCTGCGATGCGCATCGGCGATGCGCCCGTGCTGCTGCTGTCCGGCGGCGAATTGACGGTGACGCGGCGCGGCGACGGCGTGGGCGGACCTAATGCCGAGTTCTGCCTAGCGCTGGCCCTTGCGCTGGACGGGGCGGCGGGCATCCACGCGATCGCCTGCGACACAGATGGCGTGGACGGCGCGGCCGACGTGGCGGGGGCCATCATCGGGCCGGAGACTCTGGTGCGGGCGCAGGCCCTTGGCATGTCGCCCACCGAAAGCCTGGCGCGGAACGATGCGCACGGCTTCTTCGGCGCGCTTGGCGATCAGGTCGTCACCGGGCCGACGCTGACCAACGTGAACGATTTCCGCGCGGTCCTGATCCGGCGCTGATCCCTGGGGCGGACCGCGTTCAATCCGATTCAGATTGAACGCAATCCGGAACAGGCAAGCCGTTGGGAATGTTGCGCATCTCTCTCCATCAGGTGAACCTGATCGAGAGAGATGCGCTCTAGCCAAGCGCGGCCAGAAGCTCGGGCGTGGCCTGGCCGGTGACGGGCAGGCCGCGGCTGGCCTGGAAGGCGCGGATCGCGGCTTCGGATTTCGCACCGATCACGCCATCGGTGCCGCCGGTATCGAAGCCGAGAGCGGTGAGACGTTGCTGGATGCGCTGGCGGTCGGCCTGGGTCAGGCCCTGGGCATCGGGCGGGAAACTGGCCTGCAGACGGGGCCCGCCGCTGAGCAGATCGGACAGGTAGCCCACGCCGATGGCATAGGATTCGGCGTTGTTGTAGCGCAGGATCACGTTGAAATTGTTGAAGATCATGAAGGCCGGGCCCGAGGCGCCGGAGGGCCGGATGATCGAGGCCACGCCATAGTCGGGCACGGTGCCGCCGGAGGCGGCACGCACGCCCATCGACGCCCATTCGGACGGGCTGCGCCCCTTGCCGCGGCCGATGAGGGCGGTGTTGAAGCCCGAGGGCAGCACGACCTCGACCCCCCAGGGCTGGCCCTTGGTCCAGCCGGATTTCTTCAGGTAGTTGGCCGCCGAGGCGAGTGCATCCGTCGGGTCGGCCGACCAGATGTCGGCCTTTCCGTCGCCCGCGAAATCGACGGCATAGGCCAGATACGTGGTGGGTATGAACTGCGTCTGGCCCATGGCGCCGGCCCAGCTTCCTGTCATGCGCGCAGGCGTGATGTCGCCGCGTTGCAGGATCTTCAGGGCGGCGACGAGCTGGTCTTCGTAGAAGCCCGAGCGGCCGCTGGCATAGGCGAGGGTGGACAGGGCCGAGATCACCGGCGCGGTGCCCTGACGGGTGCCGTAAAAGCTCTCCAGCCCCCAAACGGCGACGATCACGTCGCGGTCCACGCCATAGCGGGCCTCGATGGCATCCAGAAGGCCGGCATAGCGGCTCATCGCGGCCTTGCCCTGCGACACTCTCTCATTCGAGGCGGCAATGGCGAGATAGTCTTCCAGGCTGCGCTTGAACTCGGTCTGGTTCTGGTAACGCTCCACCGCGCCCGGCAGGTATCCGGCATCGCGGAAGGCCATGTCCAGCGTGGATTGCGAGATGCCGCGCGACTGGGCGCGGGGCAGGAAGTCGGCGACCCATTGATCCCAGCCGGGGTTCGGCGCCTTGGGGAAATCGGGCTCGGGCCCGCGTGTGGGCGTGCCGCCGCCGCCGCCGCAGGCCGAAAGCGCCAGAAGGGAAATGCCAGAAAGGAATGCGCGCCTGTCCATGTGTCTGCCCGGTGTTCTGTTGTTGTGGGCAGGCTAGCCGAATGTGGTGCCGCCGCAAAGGGTTCAGGGCGTCTCCTTGACGGCCTCCATCGCCACATAGGTCGAGGTCTGGGCGACATGGGGCAGGGCGCTGATGCGTTCGGCCAGCACGCGGCGATAGTCCTGGATGTCGGCGGTGCGCACCTTGAGCAGGTAGTCGAACCGGCTGGCGATCATGTGGCACTGTTCGATTTCCGGCACCGCCAGCACGGCACGGTTGAAGGCCTGAAGCGCCGCCTCGCGGGTGTCGTCCAGCCGCACCTCGACGAAGGCCACATGCGCCTGGCCCATGCGGATCGGGTCCAGGATGGCGCGGTAGCCGGTGATGACGCCGGAGTCCTCCAGCCGCTTCAGCCGGGTCTGCACCGGCGATTTCGACAGGCCCACGCGGCGGGCGAGTTCCACCACAGGGATGCGGCCCTCGGTCGCCAGAACGCGCAGGATGGCAAGATCGAAGCGGTCAAGGTCATCTGGCATGTGTTGTCCTCCAAGTTCGGGCGAAAGGATAATCGAAGCACGGATTTGCGGGAAGATCGCCTGCCGGATCAGGGATAGACTGGCCCAAACAGGAGCCCCGCCCATGCCCGCGACCCCCGAGACCGACCCGATGACCGTGATCCGCACCGGATCGCTGCGTGACGAGGCCATGCTGGTGCGCCAGCTGGTGGCCGAGGCCGGGCTGGATGCCGCGGCGCGGGCCGCCATCGTCGCGCAGGCGGCGGATCTGGTCCGCCAGATCCGGGCGGGGGGGAAACCGGGGCTGATGGAGGTGTTCCTGGCGGAATACGGCCTGTCCACCGACGAGGGCATCGCGCTGATGTGCCTCGCCGAGGCGCTGTTGCGCGTGCCGGATGCCGAGACGATGGACGCGCTGATCGAGGACAAGATCGCGCCGTCCGACTGGGGGCGGCACCTCGGGCGGTCGGCCTCCAGCCTTGTGAACGCCTCGACCTGGGCGCTGATGCTGACCGGCAAGGTGCTGGACGACCGGGAGCCGGGGGTGGTGGGCCATCTGCGCGCCGCCGTGCGCCGTCTGGGCGAGCCGGTGATCCGGCGTGCGGTGGCGCAGGCGATGAAGGAGATGGGCCGCCAGTTCGTGCTGGGCGAGACCATCGAGGCGGCCATGACCCGCGCGGCCGAACTGGAAGCGCGGGGCTATGCCTACAGTTATGACATGCTGGGCGAGGCGGCGCGGACGGAAGCCGATGCGCGGCGCTATCACCTGGCCTATTCCCGCGCCATCGCCACTATCGGCGCAGCGGCCAAGGGGCGCGACATCCGTGCCAATCCCGGCATCTCGGTGAAGCTGTCGGCGCTGCATCCGCGTTACGAGGTTGCCAAGCGCGACCGGGTACTGGCGGAACTGGTGCCGCGGCTGCGTGCGCTGGCAGCACTGGCCAAGGATGCGGGACTGGGGTTCAACATCGACGCGGAAGAGGCCGACCGGCTGGCACTGTCGCTGGAGGTGATCGGCGCGGTGCTGGAGGATCCGGCGCTGGCGGGTTGGGATGGGTTCGGCGTGGTGGTGCAGGCCTATGGGCGCCGCGCCGGGGCGGTGATCGACCATCTGGCGGATCAGGCGGCCCGCCTGAACCGGCGCATCATGGTGCGGCTGGTGAAGGGCGCCTATTGGGATGCCGAGGTGAAGCGGGCGCAGGTGCTGGGGTTGTCCTCCTTCCCGGTCTTCACGCGGAAGGATTCCACCGACGTCAGCTATATTGCCAATGCGCGCAAGCTGTTGGGCCTGACCGACCGCATCTATCCGCAATTCGCCACCCACAACGCCCATACCGTCGCCGCCGTGCTGCATATGGCCGAGGCGATGGGCGTGGGTGCGGGGGCCTTCGAGTTCCAGCGCCTGCATGGCATGGGCGAGCGGCTGCATGACATCGTGCTGACCGACCGCGGCACGCGCTGCCGCATCTATGCGCCGGTGGGCGCGCATCGTGACCTGCTGGCCTATCTGGTGCGGCGGCTCTTGGAAAACGGCGCGAATTCCAGCTTCGTCAATCAGATCGTCAACGAGGAGGTGGCGCCAGAGGCGGTGGCCGCCTGCCCGCTGACCGCCGTCGAGGCGTTGGCGGTGCTGCCCAACCCGGCGCTGGCAACCGGGCCGGGGCTCTTTGGTGCGCGCAGGAACTCGCAGGGCTGGGACCTGACGGATGCGGGCGATCTTGCCGGGATCGCGGCGGCGCGCGAGCCGCATCTGGCACGTCCTTTCGAGGCTGGTCCGCGGCTCGCCGGGCCGGTGGCCGGCGCCCTTCGGCGCGCGGTGACGAACCCGGCCACGGATGCCGTGGCGGGCTATGTGCTGGAGGCCGCGAAACCCGACGTGGACGAGGCGCTGCGCCTTGCCGAGCCCTGGGCGGCTGAAGCAATCGACCGTGCCGAAGTGCTGCGCAAGGCGGCAGACCTGTACGAAACCGAACATGGCGCGATCTTTGCGGTGCTGGCGCGCGAGGCTGGAAAGACTTTGGCCGATGCCGTCAGCGAGCTGCGAGAGGCGGTGGATTTTCTGCGTTACTATGCCGAAGGCGCGCCTGCCCTGACCAACCCGCCGCTCGGGCGCGTGGTCTGCATCAGCCCCTGGAACTTTCCGCTGGCGATCTTCACCGGCCAGATCGCGGCGGCGCTGGCCGCGGGCAATGCCGTGCTGGCCAAGCCTGCCGAGCAAACGCCGCTGGTGGCCGCGCTGGCGGTGGACCTGATGCACCGGGCGGGTGTGCCCAGGACGGCGCTGCAGCTTCTGCCCGGCGACGGGCCAACCGTGGGCGGCGCGCTGACCAGCGACCCGCGTGTGGATGGCGTCTGCTTCACCGGCTCGACCGAGACGGCGCTGGCGATCCGCCGCGCCATGGCCGCGAACCTGGCGCCGACCGCTCCGCTGATCGCCGAAACCGGCGGGCTGAACGCGATGTTGGTCGATTCCACCGCGCTGCCCGAGCAGGCGGTGCGCGACATCCTGGCCTCGTCCTTCCAGTCGGCCGGGCAGCGCTGTTCGGCGCTGCGCTGCCTTTATGTGCAGGAAGACGTGGCCGAAGCGGTGGAAGAGATGCTGTTCGGCGCGATGGACGAACTGGCATTGGGCGATCCCTGGGCGCTGGAGACCGACATCGGTCCGCTGATCGACGCCGAGGCGCAGGGGGCGATTGCCGCCTATGTGGCAAAGGCGCGGGCCGAGGGGCGGGTGATGAAGGAACTTGTGGCGCCGGCCGGCGGGCATTTCCTGGCGCCCGCGGTGATCCGCGTCCGTGGGATCGAGGACA from Neotabrizicola shimadae includes:
- a CDS encoding glycerate kinase type-2 family protein, with the translated sequence MTEAELLRALFDKAVEVADPMRSLARHLPPRPSGRVVVVGAGKASARMAEAVEAEWGPCEGLVITRYGYGRPTKGIEIVEAAHPVPDAAGLAATARMLELLQGLGEGDFVLALISGGASALLVAPAEGVSLAEKQAVNAGLLASGAPISQMNTVRKHLSRVKGGQLAAAAFPARVLALLISDVPGDDPAFIGSGPTVGDTSTAAEARAILQRWSVPVPPSVLAALDRPTGVIAPGDERLARVENRLYAAPSQSLAAAAEMARGMGLDVRLLGDALEGEAREVAAAQAKQARAIRAAMRIGDAPVLLLSGGELTVTRRGDGVGGPNAEFCLALALALDGAAGIHAIACDTDGVDGAADVAGAIIGPETLVRAQALGMSPTESLARNDAHGFFGALGDQVVTGPTLTNVNDFRAVLIRR
- a CDS encoding lytic murein transglycosylase, with amino-acid sequence MDRRAFLSGISLLALSACGGGGGTPTRGPEPDFPKAPNPGWDQWVADFLPRAQSRGISQSTLDMAFRDAGYLPGAVERYQNQTEFKRSLEDYLAIAASNERVSQGKAAMSRYAGLLDAIEARYGVDRDVIVAVWGLESFYGTRQGTAPVISALSTLAYASGRSGFYEDQLVAALKILQRGDITPARMTGSWAGAMGQTQFIPTTYLAYAVDFAGDGKADIWSADPTDALASAANYLKKSGWTKGQPWGVEVVLPSGFNTALIGRGKGRSPSEWASMGVRAASGGTVPDYGVASIIRPSGASGPAFMIFNNFNVILRYNNAESYAIGVGYLSDLLSGGPRLQASFPPDAQGLTQADRQRIQQRLTALGFDTGGTDGVIGAKSEAAIRAFQASRGLPVTGQATPELLAALG
- a CDS encoding Lrp/AsnC family transcriptional regulator → MPDDLDRFDLAILRVLATEGRIPVVELARRVGLSKSPVQTRLKRLEDSGVITGYRAILDPIRMGQAHVAFVEVRLDDTREAALQAFNRAVLAVPEIEQCHMIASRFDYLLKVRTADIQDYRRVLAERISALPHVAQTSTYVAMEAVKETP
- the putA gene encoding bifunctional proline dehydrogenase/L-glutamate gamma-semialdehyde dehydrogenase PutA, which codes for MPATPETDPMTVIRTGSLRDEAMLVRQLVAEAGLDAAARAAIVAQAADLVRQIRAGGKPGLMEVFLAEYGLSTDEGIALMCLAEALLRVPDAETMDALIEDKIAPSDWGRHLGRSASSLVNASTWALMLTGKVLDDREPGVVGHLRAAVRRLGEPVIRRAVAQAMKEMGRQFVLGETIEAAMTRAAELEARGYAYSYDMLGEAARTEADARRYHLAYSRAIATIGAAAKGRDIRANPGISVKLSALHPRYEVAKRDRVLAELVPRLRALAALAKDAGLGFNIDAEEADRLALSLEVIGAVLEDPALAGWDGFGVVVQAYGRRAGAVIDHLADQAARLNRRIMVRLVKGAYWDAEVKRAQVLGLSSFPVFTRKDSTDVSYIANARKLLGLTDRIYPQFATHNAHTVAAVLHMAEAMGVGAGAFEFQRLHGMGERLHDIVLTDRGTRCRIYAPVGAHRDLLAYLVRRLLENGANSSFVNQIVNEEVAPEAVAACPLTAVEALAVLPNPALATGPGLFGARRNSQGWDLTDAGDLAGIAAAREPHLARPFEAGPRLAGPVAGALRRAVTNPATDAVAGYVLEAAKPDVDEALRLAEPWAAEAIDRAEVLRKAADLYETEHGAIFAVLAREAGKTLADAVSELREAVDFLRYYAEGAPALTNPPLGRVVCISPWNFPLAIFTGQIAAALAAGNAVLAKPAEQTPLVAALAVDLMHRAGVPRTALQLLPGDGPTVGGALTSDPRVDGVCFTGSTETALAIRRAMAANLAPTAPLIAETGGLNAMLVDSTALPEQAVRDILASSFQSAGQRCSALRCLYVQEDVAEAVEEMLFGAMDELALGDPWALETDIGPLIDAEAQGAIAAYVAKARAEGRVMKELVAPAGGHFLAPAVIRVRGIEDMEREVFGPVLHVARFKAGDLNRVIAAINASGYGLTFGLHTRIDDRVQQIVETIHAGNTYVNRNQIGAVVGSQPFGGEGLSGTGPKAGGPEYLARFTRQPVPDAVQDATTTAASAVQKALAAAVLPARATQTRDLPGPTGESNRLSLWVRAPLLCLGPGAETAAAQAAAVRALGGAAIEAPGLDPAALTTLAGFSGAIWWGDAMQGRAHAQALAARRGPILPLIGMPDAAHVHLERHVCIDTTASGGNAQLLAQVSG